Part of the Vespa crabro chromosome 15, iyVesCrab1.2, whole genome shotgun sequence genome is shown below.
TGCCCTTtctaaagaataaagaaagaaaaaacaaatatatatatatatatatatatattaaaagtatgtTGTATAAGACGGCTTCTTTGCAAAAACGCAGTTAAAAATGTGATACGTTTTTGTAATTACGTGCTTGTGAACGTTTTTCGCCCCCTCCCCTGTAAGAATTAAGGATGATAAATTTAGGGAAAGTTTCGATAGAATTAAAACATTGTACGCGAGTTCGCTGAAAGTCGCGTTCGCGAGAAAGAAACTTATCAAAAGACTAAAGTCTCTTTCGAACTGGATTTCGAAAAATTCTACAAAGATCCGTCGAAACTTTgattttttagtttttatctTGCAAAGGCGACTTTCAGCGCGAGTAGCTTTTTTACGTAACGTGACAAGGAAGAGTTTTGCCAAATATATAAGTACTTATTAGCTCTTAAGTCTTTATTAGCTCGTAACGACATGTGAGGACTAATgatgtatgtgcgtgcgtgcatgtgtgtgtgtgtatatatatatatatgtatatacatatacatatacacacatatatatatatgtgtgtgtgtgtgtgtgtatatatatatatgtgtatgatgtatatacacatgcatcgatcgagacgaagagaaaagtcgaaacaaaaattatcGAGATCGACGCAAAGTTGTTTGGTCTTTCTCGACGATGATGTTTCAAATTGGAGGTAGCATCAACGTTACACTTTACTCGTTCAAGCGATTTTTGTATCCACCGCTAAAATGATCGTAAAATGggacaaatgaaaaaaaaaaggaaactggAGCTCTGCATAGCTTCTCCTGAAAATCAAAAGAGGGCAAAAAATATTACTGCGCAGCTTCcggtttaaaaaagaatattaacgattattattattattattactattattactattattattattactattattattattactattattattattactattattattattattattactattattattattattattattattattattattattatgattaaaggTTCGTAGGTGTAAggcatattttttatgtatgcTTTTTCTGTACGCGAAGAAACGTACCCGAATAAAGACATAAAGACATTTCCAAAAGccaaaggagagaaaaaggaatgatGATAAAAGGGACTCGCGAAATTTTCGCAATGATCGAATCTAataggaattttttttataaatacatttatccTTTATtggtttattttaatatcaggAAGAAAtctaagatagaaaaaattggATCGCCGCGTCTGATAGAAGCATGTGCGCGTAAaaggaatattataaaattctttgaattatttgaaaagaaatagctGCTTTAAGAGACGATATCGATGAAATTAAATGTCAATGATCAAAACTAAGTAAATGAAAGGCGTGAATtatcgttgaaagaaaaaaataatttattagcaTTGCCCTATCGCGATTGATTTAATAAGTATtaataagtattaataaatattgaaaaattgtaaaaaggaaaaaatctcTAAATAGTGATTGACCTGATGAAACATCGGAcgataatatatcattatgattCGTTGGTATGATACATTCCTACCTTATTGACGATTCCCATCGCGCGCGTCTCGTAAAATTGTGCGCAcgcaaaggaaaaagaaaaaatattaattttcgtacgtttttctttctttttcctttttcttttatcctaaGAATCAACGACGCCTCGTCGTCTTCGTATGCGAAACTATTTTCTTGATGGCACACGGTCGATACGTTTGACTATATGCAAAACGTATCGGTGCTCTCATCGCTCGCTTCGATTCGTGTTTAGACAGAAGGAGGTGTAATCGAAGACACTTGTTTGTTGACAAGTAAAAATTACATcaacattaataagaaataacgattagaCCTCTATCCCCATATCCGAACGTTTTCCCTTCTTTATCAATAGCTGTTCGACGTTCAGCCGTGGTGGTTCTGTTCGCGTATGCCAAACGTATATCTAAAATCCGTGTAAAGAgttcatttaaatatagattatGTATTCTTAATTATCCAAAAATAGAGATTATCCCCTATTACTCACTTTTGTACAAAAGTCTGCTAAGGGCTCTAACTCGTCTCTGGTAACAATTTGTCGAAGGATCTCGCTCTCTTGATACCCACCCTGCACATCGTAAGAAAATACGGCATCGTTATTCTCTAAGAGTAGCTTCAGGTTAATGGCAAAGCCTGCCATATCAATAGGGAACGGTCTGTCGGGTTTCCAAGCGGCATTAAAACCAATAACTTTATTGGTGGCATTATCACAGATAGGTTTCTCCACCATTAGACCACCGACGAGACCAACCGGCCAAACACCGACCTTCCGAATCTTCTTCATCTGAAATCAATGGGGGCGGACGGGGGATGGGGAGGAGGAGTAAAGCAATTGCCGGTTAGACAACAATAGTCCGTTTAGGAAAAGCTTTttagatttgttttttttttttttttgtttttttttttttttttatatatatattgttttttagaCCTCTCTTCACCTCTTGGAACAATTTCAGGGAATAGGTATTGTCGTCGTCGGCGAAGAACACTACGCCATTGTCGTTCGACTTTAGATTCTTTCTGAGCCAGTGCAAAGCGGCATTTCGTTGCTCGACGCCTCGAGGCTTCTTCCAATTGGGATCATTTTTTCCGAGCTTATAATTGGGCGGAGTAGCAGCCGCCAGGTGGGTGTAAATCAAGCAGCTTTCCTCGAGCAACTTTGAGACGAGCCTCGTCCTCTCGGGCGAGTCCTCGACTACGATCCAATGGAAGTTCGGTACGAGTCGAAAAGTTTGGGAAAGTCGCGTTAATTCGGCCTTTTGTACGGCCCTGGCGAACGTAGGTGTTATCGCATATACCGTTGTTTTATCGTTCACCGTCGCTGTCTTGTTCAAATCAAATATCTTTTGTCTCACCAACATTATTTGATATTGAAGCATATCTTGCGTCTCACGTTGATCGGCTAGCAacaattctatttctttcctcaTCTCTTGCCACTTTTGCAGTTCCTGATAatctaacgaagaaaaatcatgcgtaagaaatattcgaaaaagtGTCTCAGGtcaaaatcaatttaataaatgcaacgttaataaatatctattatatttggATATCGTGAAAGTATACGATTCCCCGCCAcgtaaaaaggagagaaaagagacgtAAAAAGGCGGTTACATTCGAATCGAAGCGGGCAACATTCtgatatttcttctcttttctcttttgcccCCTCGAAAATAGCCCGACAAACTATATACTTGAACTTTACGCAGACTAAAATTTATCCATCGATTTCAATCGAGCGCTCGTCTGACCGACATTCTTTCAAACTATTTAAATTTGACATCAAAGCTGTCTACGGAAGCGGCCATTGGCGTGAcggttctctctttctctctctctc
Proteins encoded:
- the LOC124429451 gene encoding galactosylgalactosylxylosylprotein 3-beta-glucuronosyltransferase I, with the translated sequence MKRVMLFGYLTYSCGKGFLGLFVISLIAVQQFTYYQELQKWQEMRKEIELLLADQRETQDMLQYQIMLVRQKIFDLNKTATVNDKTTVYAITPTFARAVQKAELTRLSQTFRLVPNFHWIVVEDSPERTRLVSKLLEESCLIYTHLAAATPPNYKLGKNDPNWKKPRGVEQRNAALHWLRKNLKSNDNGVVFFADDDNTYSLKLFQEMKKIRKVGVWPVGLVGGLMVEKPICDNATNKVIGFNAAWKPDRPFPIDMAGFAINLKLLLENNDAVFSYDVQGGYQESEILRQIVTRDELEPLADFCTKIYVWHTRTEPPRLNVEQLLIKKGKRSDMGIEV